From one Salmo salar chromosome ssa09, Ssal_v3.1, whole genome shotgun sequence genomic stretch:
- the LOC106612523 gene encoding uncharacterized protein, whose translation MGNGQAERLNRTLGGMIRALPARSKAKWPQMLNTLTFSYNCTVHETTGFPPFFLMFGRTPRLPVDVMFESVLLDGDTVDVDKYVQSLGEDLREAMTLAQQHASKQQKRQAEAYNRWSKGHSVEKGDRVLLANKGERGKKKLADRWDSAVYIVVAKNSSLNTYRIQHPTTGRIKTVHRNLIMPVNFLPLPSWEEPESHGYLSSGDVFSEMSATSSKMDGRDARTVHWVASLPESSGRIFQEDGEVPVDGSEVERPYDVPLSEVCSVEVDQREIPKAYKSSDGETPFSGDGAVTDVVNLVEDALSVWSVAIYQDSDQSSDTTSVESVTESVLAPDRPSCSIPQPEVRPLSMVSSSYHPESQGALERWHQTLKAMVRNSSKPVQSAVSSVAAVVLKPGWDLEEDKEDGLELRHTLQQCERLYLLAPTLRGSV comes from the exons ATGGGGAACGGTCAAGCAGAACGTCTAAATCGCACGCTGGGTGGGATGATTAGAGCTCTGCCAGCTAGGTCCAAGGCTAAATGGCCTCAGATGTTGAACACATTGACATTCTCCTATAACTGCACTGTTCACGAGACTACTGGGTTTCCGCCCTTCTTCTTGATGTTTGGACGCACCCCTAGGCTGCCAGTAGATGTTATGTTTGAAAGTGTGCTGTTGGATGGGGACACGGTCGATGTGGATAAGTATGTCCAGTCTTTGGGTGAGGATCTGAGAGAAGCCATGACATTGGCTCAGCAGCATGCTAGTAAGCAACAAAAGAGACAAGCCGAGGCCTACAACAGATGGTCGAAGGGTCATTCggtagagaagggagacagagttctacttgctaacaagggagagaggggcaagaaGAAACTGGCTGATCGCTGGGACAGTGCGGTGTACATAGTTGTTGcgaagaacagctcactgaacacatATCGTATACAGCACCCTACCACTGGACGCATCAAGACGGTGCATAGGAACCTGATTATGCCAGTCAACTTtctgcctttgccttcttgggaggAACCTGAGAGTCACGGATATCTATCGAGTGGTGACGTGTTCTCTGAGATGTCTGCAACGTCCAGCAAAATGGATGGGAGGGACGCAAGGACTGTTCACTGGGTAGCAAGCCTTCCTGAGTCTTCTGGGAGGATATTCCAAGAGGATGGTGAAGTCCCAGTTGATGGAAGTGAAGTGGAACGGCCATATGACGTCCCCTTGAGTGAGGTGTGCTCAGTAgaagtagaccagagagagatccCCAAAGCCTACAAGAGTTCTGATGGCGAAACTCCATTCAGTGGGGATGGTGCTGTGACAGATGTTGTTAACTTGGTTGAAGATGCTTTGTCAGTGTGGTCTGTGGCAATCTACCAGGATTCTGATCAGTCGTCTGACACTACTAGTGTTGAGTCTGTAACTGAAAGTGTGCTGGCTCCGGATAGGCCGAGTTGTAGTATTCCCCAACCTGAGGTTAGACCTCTGAGCATG GTCTCCAGTTCGTATCATCCGGAGAGTCAAGGGGCTCTCGAACGCTGGCATCAGACGCTGAAggcaatggtacgcaa CTCAAGTAAGCCGGTCCAGTCCGCCGTCTCCAGTGTGGCTGCGGTGGTGCTGAAGCCTGGCTGGGATCTAGAGGAGGATAAGGAGGACGGGTTGGAGTTACGCCATACGCTACAGCAGTGTGAACGCTTAT ATCTGCTAGCCCCCACCCTACGAGGTTCTGTTTGA